In the genome of bacterium, the window GTATCACCGGCCCAATGGCTGGGATGCGATTCCGCGTGGACAGAAGGTGCCCTGCGGGGAGTCGAGCATGTGGGGCGATTACCATGCGCGTGAGGCGGCCCTCTATGTGCAGCGGCTCATTGATCGTAAACCGTATCTCACCTTTTTTTAACACAGAACAAAGGACACACCCCATGATCGTAGCAGACTTGAGTAAGATTGAAGGCCGGCGTTATCCGGCCCGGCGACGGACCCAGAATCTGGTGGGAGGGGTTTCCCCCATCCAGGCCAAAGCCTTTGCCGTTGGATTCGTCACCCTGGATCCCCAGGGCGGACAGGTGCCCTGGCACAATCAGGAGCAGGAAGAGGTCTATTTCGTACTTGAGGGTCAGGCGGAGATGTGCCTCGGGGCTGAGCGACAGATCCTGACCGCGGGCCAGGCGGCCTACATCCCCAGTGGCGTGTTTCATCAGATCTCAAACCTGGGCTCAACCCCGTTGAAAATGATCTATACTTACGGGCCAGCAGGTGACGTGGCCCATTGGAAACAGGAACTGGCGGGCACGCTGCCGAAAGCCGGGGTCGAGGCGCCCCCGCTGCCGGCGGGTGCCACCCCGCAATGCACGGAGAAACCACTATGAACGAAAAAACGATGTTGGATCGCATTACCAGTAAACGGATCGTCCCGGTGATCGTATTGGATCATGAGGAACAGGCCGAACCCCTGGCCGAAGCCCTGCTCAAGGCGGGGCTGGATATCATGGAGATCACGTTCCGTACGGCGGCGGCAGAAGCGTCGATCCGCCGAATTGCCAGACGCTTCCCGGAAATCCTGCTGGGTGCGGGAACGGTCCTGGGCGTGGATCAGTTGAAGCGCGCCAAGGATGCCGGAGCCACCTATGCCCTGGCCCCCGGGTTTAACGAGACCGTGGTAACCGCGGCCGCCCAGGCCGGGATCATGATGTTCCCGGGCGTGATGACCCCCTCCGAGGTGGAGCAGGCGCTGGCCTTGAATTGCCGGATCCTGAAATTCTTTCCGGCGGAGGCCGCCGGCGGGGTGACCATGCTTAAGGCGCTGGAAGGGCCGTATGGTCACACCGGTGTGAAGTTCCTGCCCACGGGCGGCATCGGCCTGGACAACATGCGTAGTTATCTGGAACGCCCTTGCGTCGCCGCCATCGGCGGGTCCTGGATTGTGGAGAAGAAACTGATCGCAGGCAAGGAGTGGGGCAAAATTGAGCAATTGACGAGGGACGCCCTCGTCCTTGCCGCATCCGTAAAGGTGCATTGAATTGCAACTAAAGGAGAACATCATGAGTGATATAAAAATACATAATGTCGGGATTATCATGAACGGGGTGACGGGGCGCATGGGGACCAACCAGCACCTGTTGCGCTCAATTTGCGCCATCATCAAACAGGGTGGGGTCAAAATCAGTGACTCTGAATTTATCATGCCCGATCCCGTCCTGGTCGGACGCAATTCAGTCAAGTTGCAGCAACTGGTCAAGCGGGCCGGCCTGCCTCTCCGCTGGACGACCAACCTGGATGAGGTGATGGCGGATAAGCATAATATCATCTATTTTGATGCGCAGACCACGGACCGGCGTGCCCAGGCCGTGAAGCAGGCAATCAAGGCCGGCAAGCACATCTATTGCGAAAAGCCTACGGCGGTTTCGGTCGAAGCGGCCTATGAACTTTATACCCTTGCCAAAAAAGCGGGGGTCAAGAACGGGGTGGTTCAGGATAAGTTGTGGCTACCTGGCCTGATGAAGTTGAAGGAACTCATCCATCGCGGCTTCTTCGGGAAGATTCTTTCCGTGCGCGGTGAGTTCGGGTACTGGGTGTTCGAGGGAGATACCATTCCGCTTCAGCGTCCCTCCTGGAATTACCGCAAGGAAGATGGCGGCGGGATGATCGTGGACATGCTCTGCCACTGGCGGTATGTGCTGGATGATGTCTTCGGCGCAGTTCAGGCGGTATCCTGCCGCGGGGCGACGCACATTGAGACGAGGTATGACGAAGCGGGCAAGCCGTATACCTGTACGGCCGATGATTCAGCCTATGCCACCTTCGAGCTGGCGGGCGATATCCTGGCGCAGTTCAATTCCTCCTGGTGCACGCGCGTGCGACGCGACGACCTGCTCACGTTGCAGGTGGATGGCACGCTGGGGTCGGCGGTGGCCGGGTTACGCGATGTGGTGATTCAGTCCTACGGGGCCACCCCGCGCGCCGTCTGGAATCCCGACATCCCACAGCCGATCAACTTCCAGGATGGTTGGCAGAAGCTGCCGGAACAGCGCGAGTACGACAATGCGTTCAAGGTTCAATGGGAACTGTTCCTGCGCCATGTCGTCAAGGATGAGCCCTTCCGTTGGACCTTGCTGGAAGGCGCCAAGGGTGTGCAACTGGCCGAGAAGGGGATCGAATCATGGTCCAAGCGGGCCTGGGTGACGATTCCGGAGCTTAAGGCATGAGCAAAGTAGCGTTGGTGACCGGCGGAAGCCGGGGGATCGGGATGGGAGTCGCCCAGGCTCTGGCACGGGATGGGTTTGACTTATGTGTGTGCGGGATGCGTGCCGCATCCGAGGTAACAGGGGTCCTGGCTCCGCTGCGGGAAACGGGTCGGGAAATCCTGTATGTCAAAGCGGATGTCAGCCTCAAGGCTGACCGGGAAAACCTGGTGGCTGAAGTCCGGCGGCATTTCGGCCGGCTGAATGTCCTGGTGAACAATGCCGGGGTGGCGCCGTCCGTGCGGGCGGATATCCTTGAAGCGACCGAGGAAAGTTTCGAGCGGCTGATCCGCATCAATCTGCAGGGGCCCTATTTCCTGACCCAGGCGGTGGCGAACTGGATGATCGAACAGAAGCAGGCCAGTGCCGCGTTTACCGGGTGCATTATCAATGTCTCCTCCATTTCCGCCGCGGTGGCGTCGGTCAATCGTGGCGATTATTGCATTACCAAGGCCGGCGTCAGTATGGCCACCAAGCTATTTGCCGCCCGGCTGGGTGAATACGATCTGCCCGTCTTTGAAATCCGGCCCGGCATTATCAAAACCGATATGACCTCCGGTGTGACGACCAAGTACGACAAGCTGATCGGCGAGGGGCTGCTCCTGCAAGCCCGCTGGGGCGTCCCGGCCGACGTCGGCCGCGCCGCGGCCATGCTGGCCCGCGGCGATCTGGCCTATTCCACCGGCCAGGTCATCATGGTCGAGGGTGGCCAGACGGTGCAGAGGCTGTGAGAAGAGTTTCTAAATAAAATCTAAATAACTCCTTGCGCATTTAGCTAATAAAAGCTAAAACGCGCTCATCTAATAGATAGCTATACGAAGCTATCTTTAAGCTGTGGCGCAAGGAGGTGGTTGGGTGAGGCGGAATCGCGTTTTCGAAATAGCAGTATGCGGGCTGTGTGGCGGCTGGCTCGCCATTGGCGAGGTGACGGCGGGGGACCGCCCTGAAGCCGCCGACTCCAATATTGTCCTTTCCCTGCTCGCGCCAGCAGGCGGGGCGATCCGTCTTCAGATTGATTATCCCACCACGTTTTCAAACCGGCTGGATATCTATGTATCCACCAATCTCCAGAGCGGCCGGTGGGGTCTTCGCGAGGCGGGCCTCCCTGCGGCAGGCAGTCCTGCGTTGGTATGGACGGATTTAACTAACCCGGATGCCCGCCTCTGTTTTTATCAGGCCGGGAATGCGGATCTTGATACTGATCAGGATGGGCTGGCGGATGCCCGTGAAACCTTGATTTATCAAACAGATCCTCAGTCCCCGGATTCTGACTCCGATGGGGTTCCGGATGGTGCCGAGATAAGCCGTGGCACCGACCCGCTATCCGGGGGTTCCTCCGTCATCATGCTCTACGCCGATTCTGATGCCGGTGCAGATGGGTATGACGGATACGCCCCGTTGGTATCAGGTGGGCATGGCCCCAAACGTTCACTCCGAGCGGCTTCCGAAGCGAGTTATTCCCATGATGTGATCCAGTTAAGCGGGGTGACCCTTTTTGATGAGCCAGCGCTGGTGTTGGGGATCCATGACGTGACGGTGTGTCCGTTGGGCTCAGTTCGGGTTCAGCCATGACAAGAGGTTTTGACTGAGCAAAACCCTCCATTAGGCAGGATAGGGAGTGAAATCTAAAAGGAGGGCGCCGCTCTGTCGGCGCCGGGTTAACGAAGGAGCAAAAAGTGAAAAATAACATGGATCGGGTGGGGCTAATGGTCGGGCTAGGGCTGATGGGCATGATCTGGACGTCGCCCGCCGGCGAACTGACCGTGGAGGGCAGTATGGTGGTGAAAACCAATCTGTCCGTGAATGGGACCTTAAGCAGCAGTACGTTGGCCATCACCAATCTGGTGATCAGCGGTGAAGCCACCATCCAGCGTGCCGTTATCCAGCATCTGCCTCCCCAGGGCGATCTGGGAATGGGCCCCTATACAAACGGGGTCGGTCGGTGAGGCCCTTTATCAAAGCGTTTGATCGCGCGTGCGGGACAAAACCCTCCATTTGGCGCCGGGTCAAAGCAGGCGGCTTTCTTTTTGCCTGTTGGCTTTCTTTTTGCCTCCCTCTCCATGCCGCCCCGCAGGCGGCCCCCTCGGCGGTGGTGATCAAACGGTTCTCCGGGATTCCCGTGGAGATGGCCACCGGTGAATTCGTTCAGCGCGAGGCGCCGGATATCCGGATCAAATCGCGTGGCTTGAATCTCGAGGTCTGCCGTAATTACCGGAGCCGGCGGGAAGCCGGTGGCGTGTTTGGCTACGGCTGGGACTGGAACCAGGGGGAACACCTGGAATTTCCCGGTGATTTGGTGATCCACTATGTGACTCCGGATGGAACCATCCCCATCATGCCGGACGTCTCTTATACCAGCGCGTATGCCCGGGTCTGTCTCAATGCCTCTTCCTGGAGCCAGGGAACCCAAGCGACCGGCGCACCTGATGCCATTGGTGGATATGGGAATGTGGCCCATTACTATGGGCCCATCGCCTCCCTGCAACCGTTGGTGGTCGGCGGCTGGACATTTTCCCCGCCGGCCGGGCCCTCCACCATCCTGCAGGTCGATCTGGCCTCAATCGGGGCAACCGCTTATGACTCGGATCATCCGCAATACGGTGTCTCGTTGAATCTCTCCGCAGGAGGTGCGGCCTCGGTCGGATGGGGCCACCGGGCCTATGATTTTGATTATGTGAATATCACCGCCGACCGGGCGTCATGGACCTGGGCCGATGTCAATGCCGTTCAGGCCCGGCTGGAACTGGGCGCTTATACCCAGAATGTGCCCATGGATGTGATTGTTGACACCTTTCATCTGGGCATTACCTACACCCGGAATGCCGGAGGCGAGTATAAGTATCTGCCCGGCTCCACCTTTGAGCTGGTTAAAACCAATAACGAGTACTGGATCAACAACAAGAACCGGACGCGACTGGCGTTTGCATTGGATGGCCGTTTGTTGCGCAAAACGGATGCCAGCGGAAATACGTTGGCCTTTCACTATGATGAGGCCGGGCGGCTGCTCCGCATGGCGGATGATTTGCGGCAATCCATTACGTTCAGCTATGAGAATGGGCTGCCGGACGCGCGGATTACGGGGCTGTCCGACCATTTGGGACGGTCTGTCGGCTATGCCTATCGCGGGGATGATCTGGTGGCGGTTACCAATGTATTGGGGGCGGTCACGCGGTATGAGTATGCCGACACGGAAGGGGCGGTGACCTTGCGCCATAATCTGGTGCGCCGGACGGATCCCGTGGGACATGCCGTCACTCTTGCGTATTACACCACCAATAGTACGCCCGACCGGGTCTGTCGCTACTGGGACGGGGAAAGGGCGGAAGGCCTGTCCAATGAGGTGGATTATCTCTATCTCAAGGGTACAACCTATTCCTGGCGACCCGGCTCAAAAAGCATCCAGGGCGTCGTGTATAACTCCTCCAATGATATCAGTCAGGTCTATGTCCGCGAGGGGGAGCTGACGTATGGCGAAAGTGACGGGATCAATTTAGTCGCCCAGCATCCCGCCGCCAATGTTTCCTCGCTGGATACTTCAGTCTGGAAAAACATTGAAAGCGCGCTGGGTGGCGCGGACGGATGGATGGCGTATAATCCGGCCCTGAGAACCAATAGCGCCCTCGCCGTATCGGGGTGGGGGTTTGCGGTGCCGGGGC includes:
- a CDS encoding cupin domain-containing protein, coding for MIVADLSKIEGRRYPARRRTQNLVGGVSPIQAKAFAVGFVTLDPQGGQVPWHNQEQEEVYFVLEGQAEMCLGAERQILTAGQAAYIPSGVFHQISNLGSTPLKMIYTYGPAGDVAHWKQELAGTLPKAGVEAPPLPAGATPQCTEKPL
- the eda gene encoding bifunctional 4-hydroxy-2-oxoglutarate aldolase/2-dehydro-3-deoxy-phosphogluconate aldolase, with product MNEKTMLDRITSKRIVPVIVLDHEEQAEPLAEALLKAGLDIMEITFRTAAAEASIRRIARRFPEILLGAGTVLGVDQLKRAKDAGATYALAPGFNETVVTAAAQAGIMMFPGVMTPSEVEQALALNCRILKFFPAEAAGGVTMLKALEGPYGHTGVKFLPTGGIGLDNMRSYLERPCVAAIGGSWIVEKKLIAGKEWGKIEQLTRDALVLAASVKVH
- a CDS encoding Gfo/Idh/MocA family oxidoreductase, with the protein product MKIHNVGIIMNGVTGRMGTNQHLLRSICAIIKQGGVKISDSEFIMPDPVLVGRNSVKLQQLVKRAGLPLRWTTNLDEVMADKHNIIYFDAQTTDRRAQAVKQAIKAGKHIYCEKPTAVSVEAAYELYTLAKKAGVKNGVVQDKLWLPGLMKLKELIHRGFFGKILSVRGEFGYWVFEGDTIPLQRPSWNYRKEDGGGMIVDMLCHWRYVLDDVFGAVQAVSCRGATHIETRYDEAGKPYTCTADDSAYATFELAGDILAQFNSSWCTRVRRDDLLTLQVDGTLGSAVAGLRDVVIQSYGATPRAVWNPDIPQPINFQDGWQKLPEQREYDNAFKVQWELFLRHVVKDEPFRWTLLEGAKGVQLAEKGIESWSKRAWVTIPELKA
- a CDS encoding 3-ketoacyl-ACP reductase yields the protein MSKVALVTGGSRGIGMGVAQALARDGFDLCVCGMRAASEVTGVLAPLRETGREILYVKADVSLKADRENLVAEVRRHFGRLNVLVNNAGVAPSVRADILEATEESFERLIRINLQGPYFLTQAVANWMIEQKQASAAFTGCIINVSSISAAVASVNRGDYCITKAGVSMATKLFAARLGEYDLPVFEIRPGIIKTDMTSGVTTKYDKLIGEGLLLQARWGVPADVGRAAAMLARGDLAYSTGQVIMVEGGQTVQRL